In a genomic window of Bordetella petrii:
- a CDS encoding helix-turn-helix domain-containing protein, giving the protein MQKREIRRGRPTGSKRFEEEPAKAFGMAVKVLRTERGTAQEALANLAGVERAHMGRIERGEHMPTLAVILNVAGALECSAAFLMEETEKCLKLVRAGALVDEDHDNRV; this is encoded by the coding sequence ATGCAAAAGCGTGAAATAAGGCGAGGCCGGCCTACAGGCAGTAAACGTTTTGAGGAGGAGCCGGCCAAGGCTTTTGGCATGGCGGTAAAGGTGTTGAGGACGGAGCGCGGGACGGCACAGGAAGCACTGGCTAATTTGGCCGGAGTTGAGCGGGCGCACATGGGCCGGATCGAGCGGGGTGAGCACATGCCCACGCTCGCGGTAATCCTGAATGTTGCAGGTGCGTTGGAATGCAGCGCGGCTTTCCTGATGGAAGAGACGGAGAAGTGTCTGAAGCTCGTTCGTGCAGGTGCCTTGGTGGATGAGGACCATGACAATCGGGTTTGA